GCAGCCTAAAAATTACAGGGGTTAAACTATGCTCTTTTAAATTCGAGTTTTCTTACCTTAAGGATATATTTAAACTTTGGGGCAATAATCATTATGTAGCCTAAATTTACTTTTGGAGGTAAGAAAATGGGAATAGTGAATAATGCTATTGACAAGTATCAGAAATGCATTGACGCCTGCAACAGATGTGCACAGGCATGCGTCGAATGTATGAACATGTGTCTTAATGAGCCGGATGTAGGTGCAAGGGTTAAGTGCATTTCAACGCTTAGCGAATGCGCAGAGATTTGCAAAATGTCCGTAACATTCATGTCAATGGATGCAAAACATGCGGCAGATGTTTGCAAGATATGTGAAACGGTTTGCAATGAGTGCGCAAACGACTGCGGGATGTTTAAAGACGATCACTGCAAAAAGTGCTCGGATGAATGCCGTAACTGTGCAAATGAATGCAAAATGATGTCGACAGCTAAAACTTATGCTTAATAATCCCGCAATATAAAATAGGATTTTACTAATATGATGAACTTAAAAGGTGCGTTTCAGACCATGGAAACGCACTTTTTAAATATTATAAATTATTAAAACTCAAGTAGGCAAAAGATATAATTTTCTAAAAAGTTATCTAATTGACTAAAAATATATACGGTGCTATACTATTTATCTATATAAGTATAAATTTTCAAATATAATGGCAAACTATGCCGGAAAAGAATTGGAGGTTAAGCATGTTTCTTTCCGACAAGTGGCAGGATTTTGAAGTTATAGATACAAGCAGCGGCGAAAAGCTTGAACGCTTTGGTAAATATATATTAGTCCGTCCTGACCCTCAGGTAATATGGGAAACACCGCGTAATGATCCACGCTGGCAAAAACCTGACGCACATTACTTCCGCTCTGCAACGGGAGGCGGGAAATGGGAATTTTACAGCCTTCCTCAGATATGGCAGATCCATTATCATGAGCTTACATTCAATTTAAAGCCTATGAGTTTTAAGCACACCGGCGTATTTCCTGAGCAGGCCGTTAATTGGGATTTTTGCATGGAAAAGATAAAAAAAGCCGGGAGACCAATTAAAGTGCTGAACCTTTTTGCATATACCGGAGGGGCAACAATTGCATGCGCGAAAGCGGGCGCATCCGTATGTCATGTGGACGCGGCAAAAGGCATGGTGTTATGGGCTAAAGAAAATGCGAAGTCATCAGGGCTTGAAAATGCTCCGATACGATATATCGTTGACGACTGTAAGAAGTTTATAGAACGCGAAATACGCCGCGGCAACACATATGACGCTATAATAATGGATCCTCCCTCATACGGAAGGGGACCTGGAGGCGAGGTCTGGAAGCTTGAAGAAAGCCTTTTCGGACTTGTTGATTTATCGGCTCAGGTTTTAAGTGACAATCCATTATTCTATCTTCTTAATTCATATACCACCGGTTTATCCGCATCGGTAATGCGATATATGCTTGGAGTGACACTTTGCAAGCGGTTCGGCGGCACTGTAAAGGCTGACGAGGTTGGCCTCCCGGTAACTGCATCGGGGTATGAACTGCCGTGCGGTTCAACAGCAATCTGGCAGCTTACGGAGGAACAATGAGCAATATTATAGAAATAAAAGATCTCAAATTTTCATATGATCTTGAAAGACCGCTTGAAACACAGGCTCTAACGGGTGTTTCGCTAAATGTGAAAAAAGGTGAGTTCCTTGCTGTGATAGGGCATAACGGAAGCGGAAAGTCAACTCTTGCAAAGCATTTGAACGGCATATTGATACCGACTTCGGGGACAGTGACAGTCGAGGGAATGGATACTAAAAACGAGGAAACTATTTTTGATATTCGCCAGCGTGTTGGGATGGTCTTTCAAAATCCCGACAACCAGATTGTCGCAACTATCGTTGAGGAAGATGTTGCGTTTGGCCCCGAGAACCTCGGAGTTGAGCCTAAAAAGATACGTCAGAGAGTGGATAGCGCGCTTGAAACTGTCGGACTTTCGGAATATAAAACTCATGCGCCGCATAAGCTTTCAGGCGGGCAGAAACAGCGGCTGGCAATCGCCGGTATAATTGCAATGCGCCCCGAGTGCATCGTTTTGGATGAACCGACCGCAATGCTGGACCCGGTTGGTCGCAAAGAAGTTCTTTCAACTATTAAAAAGCTGAATCGCGAAGAGGGAATAACGATCGTTCTTATAACTCATTACATGAATGAGGCGGCAGACGCCGATCGTATTGTAGTAATGGATAAAGGCGTTATTTATATGCAGGGCTCGCCCCGTGAGGTATTCGCGAAGGTCGGCGAACTTGAACGCATAGGACTTGAAGCTCCGCAGGTGACGACACTGCTTCACCGCTTGTCTGAAGAGGGATTGGATGTTACACAGGGTGCTGTTAATGTTTCAGAATGCGTTGAAATACTGACAGGCATGCTTACAGAGTGCAGGGCGGAGGATTAAAGTGTCAAAGATCAAAACAGAAAGCCTGACATATATTTACGGCGAAAAAACACCTTATGAAAAAAAAGCCGTGCAGGATGTCAGCATTGAGATAGAAGAAGGAGAATTCATCGGGCTTATTGGCCACACAGGAAGCGGAAAATCAACACTTGTTCAGCATCTTAACGGTCTGGTAAAACCAACCTCAGGGAAGATTTATATAGATGGAAAGGATATGTGGAGCAAGGAGACTGATATCCGGGCAGTCCGCAATAAAGTCGGGCTTGTATTTCAATATCCAGAATATCAGCTGTTTGAAGAAACAGTTTATAAAGATATTGCCTTTGGCCCGACAAATATGGGACTTTCTGAAGAAGAAGTAAGGAAAAATGTAGAAGAGGCAGCTTCGATTGTCGGGCTTAGGAAAGAGCTTTTGGAGAAATCTCCGTTTGAACTGTCGGGAGGACAAAAAAGGCGTGTAGCTATAGCTGGCGTTATGGCAATGAAGCCGCAAGTGCTGGTTTTGGATGAGCCGACAGCAGGGCTTGACCCAAGGGGGCGTGACGAGATTCTTGCCCGTATAAAAGATTACTATAAAACCATGAGAACAACGGTTGTACTCGTTTCGCACAGCATGGAGGATATTGCGAAAAATGCGACAAAAGTCCTCGTGATGAATCATTCACGCGTTTTTATGTTTGCTGAAGTCAGCGAAGTTTTTGCTCATGCAGATGAAATATCTAAAATAGGGCTGGAAGTTCCACAGATTACGAAAGTATTTATGGGGCTTAAAAAGAACGGTATTGATGTGAACACATCGATTTATACAGTTTCGCAAGCTGTAAGTGAAATAAAACGGTATATGGCTGGAGGACGGAAAAATGCTTAAAGACATTACTCTTGGGCAGTTTTTTCCGGGGAATTCAGCAATACACAAGCTTGATCCGCGGGCGAAACTGATACTTACTTTATTATATATTGTCTTGTTGTTTATAACTGCTAACTATTATGGATTTATCATTGCGGCTATACTTTTGTGCTATGTTATAGCATCATCGAGGATCTCGTTCAGACTTATTTATAAAAGTGTAAAGCCTTTGGTTTTCATAATGATATTTACAGGTGTGCTCAATATGTTGTACACACAGGGCACGCCGATTTTTAAGATATGGATACTTACAGTTACTTATGAAGGCTTGTCTTCAGCCATATTTATGATACTGAGACTTGTTTTTCTCGTTGTGGGCACTTCGATGCTGACTTATACCACTTCGCCTATCATGCTGACAGATGGTCTGGAAAGGCTTATGAATCCATTAAAAAAGATACATTTTCCTGCTCATGAGCTGTCGATGATGATGACGATCGCTTTAAGGTTTATTCCTACTTTGATAGAGGAAACAGAGAAAATAATCAATGCGCAAAAGGCAAGAGGTGCCGATTTTGAAACAGGTAACATAATTCGGCGCGCCAAAGCTCTGATCCCGGTTCTTGTTCCGATGTTCATATCCGCTTTTAGAAGAGCAGATGAGCTTGCAATAGCTATGGAATGCCGCTGTTATCACGGAGGTGAGGGAAGAACAAGGATGAAAAGCATGCAAATGCAGGGCCGTGATTTTATTGCATTTGCTGTAATGGTTATTTCATTTACAGGCGTTATTGCGCTGAATATAATTTTATGAGTAAAAATGTTCTGCTTAAACTTTCGTTTGATGGAACCGATTTTCACGGATTTCAGGTTCAGAAAAATGCCGTTACTATACAGGAGACGCTTCAAAACGGGCTTGAGGAATTACTTCAGTACAGACCGCCTGTGACTGGATGCAGCAGGACTGATTCGGGCGTGCATGCCCGTGAATATTATTGCATATTTCCACTGGAAAAAGAGTTTTCACTTCATAAGCTGCCGGCGGCACTGAATGTATATCTGCCAGACAGCATTTCAACTTGCGGAGCAGCTTATGCAGATGAGGGATTCCACCCGCGTTACAGTGCGATTTGGAAAGAATATACCTATCATATCTGGAACAGCAGGGTTCGTAATCCTTTCCTTGATAGATACAGTGCCTTTTGCCCATATAAACTTGATATACCATCGATGCAGAGAGCTGCGGGTGCATTTATAGGAAAAAAAGATTTTAAAGGTTTTATGGCAAGCGGGAGCACGGTAAAAGATACTGTAAGGGAAATTTTCCGCTGTGACTTAAATCAAAATGGATATGAGATTATTCTTACCATAAGGGCTGATGGTTTCTTATATAATATGGTGAGAATAATCGCGGGAACGCTTATGGACATCGGGGCTGGAAAACTTAAAGAAGCCGATATTGCAGAAATCATTAAATCATGCGACAGGTCGAAAGCTGGTAAAACGGCTCCGGCAAAAGGATTATTTTTAAATACCGTTTACTATGGAAAGGATATTGATTTTGCATGAAAGATAAATACCCTCCGGCGTTGCCGGGAGAGGAAACGGACGAAGATGATATCAAAATCGATTTAAAAGCGCTTGCAATCAGGAAACGCGCTCTAACCAAACGAACAGTAATTGCTCTGCTGTTAATAATCGCCGGCGTATGTGTTTTTATTTTTAGCGATAATATTAATCTTTATGGACTGAGAAGGCTTCTAAACATATTCAACAGCAGCCAGCCGACAACAGATTATGCTAACCCGGGCTCAGAAATTACATACGACATGGTAGACGAAAATAAATTTGATTATTATAATGGAAATGTCGCGATTCTATCCCGTAATGGTCTAGAACTTTACAATAGCCATGGAGATGAGCTTTTAAAGCAGGATCTCAATTTTCAATCTCCTTCAATGCAAAGTACACATAAATATCTTTTGACCTTCGATAGGAATGGAAATAACGTTAAAATATTTAACAGCTATATGCTTGTGCATGATTTAACATTTAATGGGGAAATTATTACAGCAAAAATGAATGAAAATGGTTATTTTGCCGTCGCTTCGAAGGAAAAGAATTATAAAGGCGTTGTAACTGTATATAATTCAAATTTTGAAAAGGTTTATGAATGGTACTCTGCAGATCGCTATATAAGTGATGTCGATGTATCACCAGACAACAAACTACTTGCTGTATCCGTATTTGACGGGACAGGGGGGCAGGTTCAAACATCTGTAATGACGTTCAGCTTGCATCAGCCTGACCCCATCGGCGAAGTTTCTGGTATAGACGGGCTTGCTTTTTCAATAGATTTTAAAAAAGATAAACGGCTTCATATACTTACTGATTCGGCATTGTATGTAACTGATGATTATAAAAAAGCGACTAAAGCGTTTGATTTTTCAAATAAATACCTGACTTATTTTACAATAGATGATCCAAACAACACAGTCATGATAATAGGAAGACAATTATCTGATGGTGTTGGAACTCTGGTGATTGCCGATACATCGGGCAAGACGGTGAAGAGTGAGGAAATAACAAGTACAATTAAATCTGTTGACGCAATCGGCAACAGTGTCGCAGTTCTTACAAATGACAGTGTGCTCATGTATAATAGTCTCGGAGCACTCAAAAACACTGCTTCAGCGCCTTCTGATGCAAAAAAAGTTAAACTTACAGATGGCGGGGGAGCGATTCTATTTAGGCTTGACAAGGTATCATTTCTAAAATAAATCTAAAATCCGGCAGGCCGCACGCCGTCAACAAGCGGCAGCCGCATATAGGCGGCTTATGGAGAAAATATGAAAAAACCGACTCTTGCAGACTTACTTAAAAATGACATGAACAGATACGCTTTGGTAACAGCAATTGCCAAACGCGCCCGTGAAATTCAAGAGCAGGCAGAACGAACCGGAACACATTTAAGTGAAAAGCCTGTAATTCTTGCCACAGACGATATATACTGCGGCAGGGTAAAGGTGATTGAAAAATAATCGTCTGATCCGGAAGGCGGAAGATTTCATGCGTATTGCCAAAGTTGTTTTGGACAATATGAATATTGCGGTAGATCGAGAGTTTGACTATTTGGTGCCGGAACAGTTTTATGATACAGCTTTGCCCGGATGCAGGGTTCTTGTGCCGTTTGGCAAGGGGAATGCAACACGGGAAGGGCTGATTTTAGAACTTGTTAACGACAGTAAACATGACAAGCTTAAGAACATTACAGCTGTTATTGATGAAGAACCTGTAATTTCGCTTGAACTTGCGAGCCTTGCACGCTTTTTAAAAGGCCGCTGTTTTTGCACCTACTACGATGTAATCAAGGCTATACTTCCCGTGGGTGTGCGTGTTACTCTAAAAAAAATGT
The DNA window shown above is from Bacillota bacterium and carries:
- the rpoZ gene encoding DNA-directed RNA polymerase subunit omega, whose product is MKKPTLADLLKNDMNRYALVTAIAKRAREIQEQAERTGTHLSEKPVILATDDIYCGRVKVIEK
- a CDS encoding four-helix bundle copper-binding protein, whose protein sequence is MGIVNNAIDKYQKCIDACNRCAQACVECMNMCLNEPDVGARVKCISTLSECAEICKMSVTFMSMDAKHAADVCKICETVCNECANDCGMFKDDHCKKCSDECRNCANECKMMSTAKTYA
- a CDS encoding class I SAM-dependent methyltransferase → MFLSDKWQDFEVIDTSSGEKLERFGKYILVRPDPQVIWETPRNDPRWQKPDAHYFRSATGGGKWEFYSLPQIWQIHYHELTFNLKPMSFKHTGVFPEQAVNWDFCMEKIKKAGRPIKVLNLFAYTGGATIACAKAGASVCHVDAAKGMVLWAKENAKSSGLENAPIRYIVDDCKKFIEREIRRGNTYDAIIMDPPSYGRGPGGEVWKLEESLFGLVDLSAQVLSDNPLFYLLNSYTTGLSASVMRYMLGVTLCKRFGGTVKADEVGLPVTASGYELPCGSTAIWQLTEEQ
- the truA gene encoding tRNA pseudouridine(38-40) synthase TruA, with translation MSKNVLLKLSFDGTDFHGFQVQKNAVTIQETLQNGLEELLQYRPPVTGCSRTDSGVHAREYYCIFPLEKEFSLHKLPAALNVYLPDSISTCGAAYADEGFHPRYSAIWKEYTYHIWNSRVRNPFLDRYSAFCPYKLDIPSMQRAAGAFIGKKDFKGFMASGSTVKDTVREIFRCDLNQNGYEIILTIRADGFLYNMVRIIAGTLMDIGAGKLKEADIAEIIKSCDRSKAGKTAPAKGLFLNTVYYGKDIDFA
- a CDS encoding energy-coupling factor transporter ATPase; its protein translation is MSNIIEIKDLKFSYDLERPLETQALTGVSLNVKKGEFLAVIGHNGSGKSTLAKHLNGILIPTSGTVTVEGMDTKNEETIFDIRQRVGMVFQNPDNQIVATIVEEDVAFGPENLGVEPKKIRQRVDSALETVGLSEYKTHAPHKLSGGQKQRLAIAGIIAMRPECIVLDEPTAMLDPVGRKEVLSTIKKLNREEGITIVLITHYMNEAADADRIVVMDKGVIYMQGSPREVFAKVGELERIGLEAPQVTTLLHRLSEEGLDVTQGAVNVSECVEILTGMLTECRAED
- a CDS encoding DUF5711 family protein, whose amino-acid sequence is MKDKYPPALPGEETDEDDIKIDLKALAIRKRALTKRTVIALLLIIAGVCVFIFSDNINLYGLRRLLNIFNSSQPTTDYANPGSEITYDMVDENKFDYYNGNVAILSRNGLELYNSHGDELLKQDLNFQSPSMQSTHKYLLTFDRNGNNVKIFNSYMLVHDLTFNGEIITAKMNENGYFAVASKEKNYKGVVTVYNSNFEKVYEWYSADRYISDVDVSPDNKLLAVSVFDGTGGQVQTSVMTFSLHQPDPIGEVSGIDGLAFSIDFKKDKRLHILTDSALYVTDDYKKATKAFDFSNKYLTYFTIDDPNNTVMIIGRQLSDGVGTLVIADTSGKTVKSEEITSTIKSVDAIGNSVAVLTNDSVLMYNSLGALKNTASAPSDAKKVKLTDGGGAILFRLDKVSFLK
- a CDS encoding energy-coupling factor transporter ATPase, which translates into the protein MSKIKTESLTYIYGEKTPYEKKAVQDVSIEIEEGEFIGLIGHTGSGKSTLVQHLNGLVKPTSGKIYIDGKDMWSKETDIRAVRNKVGLVFQYPEYQLFEETVYKDIAFGPTNMGLSEEEVRKNVEEAASIVGLRKELLEKSPFELSGGQKRRVAIAGVMAMKPQVLVLDEPTAGLDPRGRDEILARIKDYYKTMRTTVVLVSHSMEDIAKNATKVLVMNHSRVFMFAEVSEVFAHADEISKIGLEVPQITKVFMGLKKNGIDVNTSIYTVSQAVSEIKRYMAGGRKNA
- a CDS encoding energy-coupling factor transporter transmembrane component T, which gives rise to MLKDITLGQFFPGNSAIHKLDPRAKLILTLLYIVLLFITANYYGFIIAAILLCYVIASSRISFRLIYKSVKPLVFIMIFTGVLNMLYTQGTPIFKIWILTVTYEGLSSAIFMILRLVFLVVGTSMLTYTTSPIMLTDGLERLMNPLKKIHFPAHELSMMMTIALRFIPTLIEETEKIINAQKARGADFETGNIIRRAKALIPVLVPMFISAFRRADELAIAMECRCYHGGEGRTRMKSMQMQGRDFIAFAVMVISFTGVIALNIIL